In the Sphaerodactylus townsendi isolate TG3544 linkage group LG10, MPM_Stown_v2.3, whole genome shotgun sequence genome, one interval contains:
- the NIPAL1 gene encoding magnesium transporter NIPA3: MVETPVRILHPCREGDVFPLICSSAHRAWCQIFNVSALQPSFFVYSGPSEAKLKVSPTTGSKYSLLVGAALAISSSIFIGSSFILKKKGLLRLAGKGALRAGQGGYLYLKEWLWWAGLLSMGIGEAANFAAYAFAPATLVTPMGALSVLVSAILSSSLLDEKLNIHGKMGCILCILGAIGILIHVPNEEEVVSLDELEPKLKDPVFITFAVFIIVISLVLICFVAPKFGQTNILVYISICSLIGAFSVSSVKGLGIAIKDLWHHKPVFRSPLIYILGAVLVLSVSTQINYLNKSLDVFNTSLVTPVYYVFFTTTVLICSIILFKEWNSMALGDIVGTLSGFVTIIIGIFFLQAFKNISITWNQLTSTTKKDPMLPLCHYDVHHTLLEGTETGDEDNLLFSQGSEQEDGHHS; this comes from the exons GTGATGTGTTTCCTCTGATTTGCTCCAGCGCACATCGTGCATGGTGTCAAATATTCAATGTATCTGCACTGCAGCCATCCTTCTTTGTTTATTCTGGCCCCAGTGAAGCAAAGTTGAAAGTTTCTCCAACTACAGGAAGCAAATACAGCTTATTGGTTGGTGCAGCCCTAGCCATAAGCTCCAGTATCTTCATTGGTTCCAGTTTTATCCTGAAAAAAAAGGGCCTTTTGCGATTAGCTGGAAAAGGAGCCCTTAGAGCTG GACAGGGTGGATATTTGTATTTGAAGGAATGGTTATGGTGGGCAGGGCTGCTGTCAA TGGGAATAGGAGAAGCAGCAAACTTTGCTGCGTATGCCTTTGCACCTGCAACTTTGGTAACCCCAATGGGTGCACTGAGTGTTCTTGTAAG TGCAATATTATCTTCCAGTCTGTTGGATGAGAAGCTCAACATTCATGGGAAAATGGGCTGTATACTATGCATCTTGGGGGCCATTGGAATATTAATCCATGTTCCTAATGAGGAGGAAGTTGTGTCGTTGGACGAATTGGAACCAAAGCTGAAAGATCCAG tGTTCATTACGTTTGCCGTCTTTATAATTGTGATCTCACTAGTGCTCATTTGCTTTGTTGCACCCAAGTTTGGTCAAACAAATATTCTGGTCTACATCTCCATTTGTTCCCTGATTGGTGCATTCTCCGTCTCCTCTGTCAAGGGCCTTGGCATTGCAATTAAAGACCTGTGGCACCACAAGCCTGTCTTCCGGTCGCCACTGATATATATTTTGGGGGCGGTTTTGGTGTTATCTGTCAGCACACAGATTAACTACCTCAACAAATCGTTGGATGTGTTTAATACATCTCTGGTGACGCCCGTATATTACGTGTTCTTCACAACCACCGTCTTGATCTGCTCCATCATCCTTTTCAAAGAATGGAATAGCATGGCGCTAGGCGATATTGTTGGGACCTTGAGTGGATTCGTCACTATCATTATAGGCATTTTCTTTCTTCAAGCTTTCAAAAACATAAGCATCACCTGGAATCAGTTGACATCTACCACTAAAAAAGATCCAATGTTGCCTCTCTGCCATTATGATGTCCATCATACTTTATTGGAAGGCACCGAGACAGGTGATGAGGACAATCTGCTGTTCAGCCAAGGAAGTGAGCAGGAGGATGGCCACCATTCATGA